TCTATATTTTCTTCAACAGCTTTTTTAGGAGCAATTTCCTGAGTATTATATTTTTCTCGGGGATAAGTACTCAAGGCCCAATCATAAAAATTATCCACCTCTTCCCCCAGAGTAAAGAGAGACAATCTTGAAATTCTTTTATCTTCATTCAGGTCGTCTAGGAGATCGTTAGAAATTGCTATAATTTTAAGTAACTGTTGAATTGGTTGATAGACTGAACTTGCTTTAAGGGCTGAACGGGACAAAATGACCACATCCCTTAAATCCAATTCCGAAAAGTTAGTATAAGCCCGGATCGGCGACATTTTAATCAGTTGCTCGACGATTTGCGAAGGGAAAAGGAAAATACAGCCGTGTGCACATTCTTCAAGCAAAGAGAGAGAACGTTTGAAATGCTGTTTGTCACGTGAGAAGGATCTTGCGTGCTTGAGCATGTCTTCTGCGTATGTGGTTAGGTGGGTTGGTCTTTTGTGCCAGTTGTATTCAATGTCCAAAACAATTATCCATTATGTAATTTTTATTATAGTGCAGAATCAAGTGCTTCAATCATATTAACAATTTTAATAACTGAACTTCGTTCAAACTCTGCTCGATTAGACTCTTCGTGTGTGCCTTTATTCAAATATCTCCATTCCCGAGAATTACCATCCATGCCAAGCAAAACCTCGAGAGGTGTTAATACGATAGTTTTATTACTATCTAAAAAATCGGCTCTCACAATTTTCTTTCTAAGCTGATCTGCAAGACCTCGCAGCTCAATTGGTGATGTTGCGTTACGCATTTTAATGGATAGATTGCCATCCCCATAGTCATTTACATATTTCCACAACTTCTCTTTTGCAATATACTCCAGAGCTTGCCTCGATTTTGCTAATGCATCACGAATTTCCCCTCTATCTAAACGGTCCCGTGCCGCAATAATATAATTTCGAGGAGGGCAATGAAAATCTATTCGAACATGCTGATGCCCAAGTCGGGGTAAAAAAGAAAAGAGTTTTGCCTGAGAAACAATTTCTCTTGGAAGCCGGTTCTGAATATCTTTAAAAAATTCCTCTCCATGACATGCCAAAATGATTTGCTTCTCGCTAAAGAAATCGTCCTTAAAAAGAGTAATCCTAATCGCCTCCTTATGATCATCATCAATAGCGTTTACCGGGTCATCGAAAATGAGGAGAGGACAATTCTCTTTCAAATTTTTTGCCATTAAGATTGCAAGACCTAGACACCGGATATGGCCTTCGCTCAAAATATGTAGTGCATCAAAAAATGTTGTGGGAGCATTTTCAAATGATATTTCTAATCGATGATTCTGAGCTAATGGCAAACGAACTTCTGCTAAATATTCATCTGAGGAATCGTTGCGGTTAAATGCATTATACAAGGCAACGACTGTGACTCCTAGATCTGCCACGAGCTTGGCAGGTAAAGAATTTTTATAAGCGTTCAGTCTTTTTACAAACTCAGCGTAAGAATTTGCAATAGATATATTCTTTAATACATCTGACTTCTCGGCTTCAGCATCTGATATAAGTTGAGCATTTTCGGTATTAAACTTTCCAATCTCAAGATTTGATTTTGCAATTGCTGTGTTAGCAATATTTCTTTGCGCTTTTAGCTTAATGATCTCTTGATTAAACCAACGGAATCCTTCTAATTTCTTCTCTTTAACTGAACGTTGCTGAACAATTTGATCTATTGCCTCATCCATTTCCTCAAGCTGTTTAACTTGAACCTCTAAATGCTGCCACGGGCTATAACCGTCATTCAGAACTTGGTGCAATGAATTCCACCATTCGGATGATACTTGGGCATGCTGCGCTAAACAATAATTATGAAGAATACTTTCTGGAAAATAAGAACAACATGTACCGAGAGCCTGTGAAATGGTAATTAAAGAACTGTTGAGGTTCTGATTTAATTTTACCACAAGACCTTGTAGTTCAGTTAAATGTTGAAGCTTTTCAAGTTCACGACTTGCATGAATATATGGGTTAGTAGTGACATGAATAAGAGGCGTTTTACAGGCTGGGCAAATTTCTAAATTACTAGGTTGCACTTGTAGCACGGCTTCGTACAAGTGTTTAAAGGATACTTGCTGACTGGCAGTCATAAGTTCACTTTGTTTTGAAATTAATTCTGTCAAACAGTTACAAATTGACAAGTTCAAGTCTTGCAAAATACTGGAGCCCAGTCCACTCTTAGGATTAACCTGCTGCTGCAGCTCTTTTTCAAGTATGCTTATAGCTCCAGGATTTACCGCATCTCCATTGATTTCCGTTTCCATTTGAGAAAAAGTTAAAGCTTCATTGTATTTATTTGTTAAACAGTTCTCTTCTACAACAAGTTTTTCTAAAATTTCTTCGTTACCCTTCTTCTGAGCAATCACCCCTGCTAGAAATTGTTGTTTTGTTGTTAGTAACTTTGACTTAGCCCCTTCGAGATCAATATAATTACTGCCTACTTCAGTGCTAAAATTATGAACAAAATGTAAGCGTTCAGACAGCTGCACCTGTGAAGTTTGCAAAGCTGACATATAAAGAGGGATCGATAACTTCTATAATTATTTTATTTCGGCGTTATCTGCGATATTCCATGGCATGAGTTCTTCCAATTCGGCACGGCATTGTGCATGAGGAAGCTTTTCGAAGAGTTCGCAGAGGTAGTCAGCAGGATTAAGATTATTGGTTTTGGCGCTTTCGATAAGACTGTAGAATGTCGCGCTGGCCTCGGCTCCTCGCGGAGAACCACTGAATAGCCAGTTTTTCCGGCCCACAGCGAAAGGACGGATAGCATTTTCAGCGATATTGTTATCGGGAGTGAGTGTCGGATTTTCAAGATAAACCGTAATCCGTGGCCATTGTCCCAAAGCGTATGAAAGTGCTTTACCTAAAAGACTTGTCGGAGGTACCGACCCGAATGATTTTAAAATTATTTCGTGAATTTTATTAAGAAGCGGACGAGCCTTTTCAGTTCGCATATTCAAAATTTCTTCCGGAGAAAATACATCCTTGCGTGCCCGACTTTCCAGCCTATAAAGTTTCGCGATCAAATCAATCACGGTCGACGCAGTGCCTTTTTTCTTTTTCGATCCGGCTTTAAGGACATCCATAAATTTTCGACGTACGTGTACAAGGCAACCCGCATGAACAATTCCTTCGGAACCACCGAGAGCATTGTATCCGGCATAGCCATCGGTTTGCAGAATTCCCTTAAAATTACCGACAATCTCAGCGGCTATTTTACCTGCGCGGCTCGGTGCGTAATGAAACAGGATTGCCGGTTTTGTCCCGCTCCTGCAGGCCACCCACATGTATGATTTTGTCGTGTTTTCCCGGCCCGGTTCCTTGAGCACTTGCACTGGAGTCTCATCAAGATTGATGATCCCGCCGCAGCGCAAATGTTCGTACATTAGTTCCATGAGCAGGCCGCATCGCTGTGCCGCCAACACTGTCCAGTTCGACATGGTGGAGCGCGAAATCTCAATTCCCAACCGTTCAAACATCCTGTTCTGACGATAGAAAGGGAGTCCATCGCAAAATTTATTAATTAAAATATGCGCTAGCAGTCCCGGAGTGACAATGCCTTGCCGGATCAGCTGAGGAGGCATCGGAGCGATTTTTACGGCCGGGCCGTTGCTTTCGGTTCCCTCACATTTTTTGCAGGCATACTTGGGACGGATGTGCCGCAGAACCCGTATTTGGGCAGGTACGTAGTCGAGTTTCTCGCTGACGACCTCACCGATGCGTGTTAATTCACAGCCGCAAGCACAGATTTTTTCTTCAGCGGGAATGTCATGGATAATTTCTTCGCGGGGAATGGACTCGGAAATATGTTTACGGCCTTTTTTAGCACGGCAATGTGCCGGAACCTGTACGATTTCCGGCTCTGATTCGGACGAAGGGAGTTCGCAAACGAACTCAGCTTCGTCAAAAAGGGAATACTGATACTCGTCTTTTGCGGGCTTCTTTACCATTTCCGATTTCTTGGCAAAGGCGAGGGCCTTGAGGAGACGCACCTGCTCTGATAATTCCTCAATGACAGCGCTTTTATCAGCAATCACAGCTTCCTTATCCGCAATCGCTATATCCTTCTCTGCAAGCAGTCGATTTTGTTGCAAAATAAGCTCTTTCAGCTTTTCAAAATCATCGGGGAGAAGTGCTTTGTCCATGCGGAAAAGAGTATCTTATTTTGCCGCAAACACAATTATTTCATTGCATTAAAGAATAGTAGAATAGCTCAGCGAGGAGTGCCCCCGAGTTTGGACAGGATCAAGACCTTCAAGCAACCAACGCAACTGCCGAGAGCTAAATTCAAGCACTTCCAGTTCCGATTCAGGCCAGAAAAAACGGTGCTTTTCAAGACGTTTCTGCCAAAGACAGAATCCGTTGTTATCCCAGTATAAAACCTTGATTATCGTGCGTCCGCGATTGCAAAAGACAAAGAAGTTACCCGTAAACAGCTTAAGATCCAAATGATCCTCCACCATTAACGAAAGTCCGTTAACGGCTTTGCGCATGTCGGTTGCGCCGAGCACAATAAATACCTGCGATTTGGAATCAAACGGGAGCATTGGAAACAACTTCAAGCATACGTTTTAGAGTGATCTGACAAAAATCAGGTTCAATTTCTATTCTAAAACCTCCGGGAACATAAAGATTTATAGGCTTGCTGATCCGTGATTTGCTTTCAGTCGGCAGCACGGTTTGCGGGACAGGAACAATTTTTGGCGGCATGGCAGCCGCAGCCATCCTGCGTTTATGATAGCCAAAGGTTTTAACGGAAATGCCATATTTGCGGCAATATTCAGCCTGAGACAGACCGTTGTTTTCCCATGCAGAAATATGTTTTTCCCAGAAATTCTTTTTGTTCTTCACAGTCATCCTCCTTGAATGAAAGAGGACTATGTCATACTGGAAATTTAATGGAAGATGCAGCCGTCGGGACGCTTACAACAAAATTATTAAACACATCCATACCAAACAAAGTAGAAATTAGCTCACCCTGTTTTGACGGGGCTTGAGCGGCAATACGCGAAAAATTATCTATGCGGTTTTTTTCAACGAAGCAAAAACGATACAAACGTTCATTAGCGACGATTTTAACATCGTTGTCCCCAATAATTTCTGGAGCTTCAAAACTATTGGTATAAGCATTTTTCAAATATTTATTTTGATCATGAAATCTTTTGTTATCAGCTTCAGCAACATTTCCTAAAAGACCATACTCAAGTGCTTCACAGAAACTAGATTTTCCTGTTCCATTTGGCCCGTACATAAGGACGATTTTACTCGAAAGATCAAATTCTTCAGTTTGGGAAAAGCCACGAAACGGACCGACAGAAATTTTCTTTAATGCGCATATGGGGCTGACTTGTTCTTGATGCTGGATAGGATTAATTT
The window above is part of the Maridesulfovibrio ferrireducens genome. Proteins encoded here:
- a CDS encoding AAA family ATPase, which gives rise to MIRAEYQRFMQTLADNSVFDDVCKIANLVLLNLDVLIPFSTARGQRIKKIVELAQLNWGGISNEIQINPIQHQEQVSPICALKKISVGPFRGFSQTEEFDLSSKIVLMYGPNGTGKSSFCEALEYGLLGNVAEADNKRFHDQNKYLKNAYTNSFEAPEIIGDNDVKIVANERLYRFCFVEKNRIDNFSRIAAQAPSKQGELISTLFGMDVFNNFVVSVPTAASSIKFPV
- a CDS encoding IS66 family transposase → MDKALLPDDFEKLKELILQQNRLLAEKDIAIADKEAVIADKSAVIEELSEQVRLLKALAFAKKSEMVKKPAKDEYQYSLFDEAEFVCELPSSESEPEIVQVPAHCRAKKGRKHISESIPREEIIHDIPAEEKICACGCELTRIGEVVSEKLDYVPAQIRVLRHIRPKYACKKCEGTESNGPAVKIAPMPPQLIRQGIVTPGLLAHILINKFCDGLPFYRQNRMFERLGIEISRSTMSNWTVLAAQRCGLLMELMYEHLRCGGIINLDETPVQVLKEPGRENTTKSYMWVACRSGTKPAILFHYAPSRAGKIAAEIVGNFKGILQTDGYAGYNALGGSEGIVHAGCLVHVRRKFMDVLKAGSKKKKGTASTVIDLIAKLYRLESRARKDVFSPEEILNMRTEKARPLLNKIHEIILKSFGSVPPTSLLGKALSYALGQWPRITVYLENPTLTPDNNIAENAIRPFAVGRKNWLFSGSPRGAEASATFYSLIESAKTNNLNPADYLCELFEKLPHAQCRAELEELMPWNIADNAEIK
- the tnpB gene encoding IS66 family insertion sequence element accessory protein TnpB (TnpB, as the term is used for proteins encoded by IS66 family insertion elements, is considered an accessory protein, since TnpC, encoded by a neighboring gene, is a DDE family transposase.), yielding MLPFDSKSQVFIVLGATDMRKAVNGLSLMVEDHLDLKLFTGNFFVFCNRGRTIIKVLYWDNNGFCLWQKRLEKHRFFWPESELEVLEFSSRQLRWLLEGLDPVQTRGHSSLSYSTIL